One Oryzomonas sagensis DNA segment encodes these proteins:
- a CDS encoding DJ-1/PfpI family protein, protein MKQIRLRGIAIRLLIMSAFIATALPAAARTDKPPTAQETLYERQPAPATRQITVGVLIFPGFEMLDAYGPMEMWGTLKHAPAKIWGGEEKRVGVRLVTIAAKRGEIPSNQGPKTMADFSYDNAPSLDFLVVPGGLGVFPLLKDPATMNWLRAQAGKAGIVMSVCNGASLLAAAGILDDRPATTNKMAFHPSTAPGPKVKWVKKARWVDDGTVVTSSGVSAGMDMSLAVISRLYGKDIGAWLERVTEYDAHRDPSWDPFAAKAGLVE, encoded by the coding sequence GCCCGCCGCGGCCCGGACGGACAAACCGCCGACAGCGCAGGAGACGCTGTATGAACGGCAACCTGCACCCGCCACCCGGCAGATAACCGTCGGGGTGCTCATTTTCCCCGGCTTCGAGATGCTGGATGCCTATGGCCCCATGGAGATGTGGGGCACCCTGAAGCACGCGCCGGCCAAGATATGGGGCGGCGAGGAGAAAAGGGTCGGTGTGCGGTTGGTCACCATCGCCGCCAAACGGGGCGAAATTCCCTCGAACCAAGGGCCGAAAACCATGGCCGATTTCAGCTACGACAATGCCCCGTCGCTGGATTTTCTGGTGGTGCCGGGTGGCTTGGGGGTATTCCCCCTGCTGAAGGACCCGGCAACGATGAATTGGCTACGGGCGCAGGCGGGGAAGGCCGGAATCGTCATGTCGGTCTGCAACGGCGCCTCTCTGCTGGCTGCTGCCGGCATTCTTGATGACCGGCCGGCAACGACCAACAAGATGGCCTTTCACCCTTCGACCGCGCCGGGACCCAAGGTGAAATGGGTCAAAAAAGCACGCTGGGTGGACGACGGCACGGTGGTCACTTCTTCCGGCGTCTCGGCAGGGATGGATATGAGCCTGGCGGTCATCTCGCGTCTGTACGGCAAGGATATTGGCGCTTGGCTTGAACGCGTCACCGAGTACGATGCCCACCGCGACCCGTCGTGGGACCCTTTTGCGGCAAAGGCCGGCCTGGTGGAGTAG